A window of the Electrophorus electricus isolate fEleEle1 chromosome 11, fEleEle1.pri, whole genome shotgun sequence genome harbors these coding sequences:
- the arfgef3 gene encoding brefeldin A-inhibited guanine nucleotide-exchange protein 3 isoform X2, which produces MPFESQPTSLTMEEILRKLQKDASGSKYKAIRDACTFACETLDAQNGSAKTSPSKLRERCLFPLQLALESKNPKLAQTALSGMQKILCEDRFVAAETKGSGKQLLSQVLEAVSVTPTLNEDLQVEVMKVLLCVTYSSAFEVNGNNILSIAEVCIDTYISSCHQRSINTAVRATLSQILGDLTLQLHHRHENAGADGVESLPQRKDISPTTAALFEDVVTVLTVFCDKLESVSNENQLLQLLYLECILAMLNSCPPTMHLHRLFMDLVWKQLCPTLVVITGNPVNDKTITSAHGGPCPESEPACGAGVTDQGRGSGCSSSAPAIIGPVVRTVCYIAAELVRLVGCVESMKPVLQSLYHRILLYPPPQHRVEAIKIMREILGSPQRLFDLAGPCVTEPETRKRSFSKRKSHLDLLKLVMDGMTEACVKGGIEACYSSVSCACALLGALDELSQGRGLQTDQAHLLLRRLDELKEGVESARESVELNEADFRWQRRVLSNENAPWEPGIPECSPDISISVTTDTGKTTLEGDLGQTTPEECGEEPRLPSPSSSRGAAGTAPDLPACTRESAGQDAPTSGSTAPPDVVQRSHALAYPDITNFLSVETRARSHGSRYSESNFSVDEQELSRTEFDSCDQYSMAAEKDSGRSDVSDMGSDNCSLADEEQTPRDFPGHRSLRTAALSLKLLKNQEADQQSARLFVKSLAALLPRLLAMCSPTDVDVAFQSFSSTFCSGLQAGGIHSPGFEGSENLSCQALMNADGLYLVSYYALLLNLKLCICDYYHRKPTPAPITLKEFVRQIQSSGVLVVLSQAWIEEMYHQVLERNILGEADYWGSPENHSLPLITMLTDIDGLGSSAIGGQLIRRASMQSPFISDKNGSDTMAAGVVFARYILTGCWKNLIDTLSTPLTGRMAGSSRGLAFILGAEGVKVQNQRERDTICLSLDGLRKAAALSCALGVAANCASAVAQMAAASCVQEEKEERDLLEAGDAITQVKQRMEQKLEQMSRCQGVKLHTAHVLCMDAILNVGLEMGSHNYDCWPHVFRVMEYVSSLEHTHFSDGTPQPPVAITQTPQQVSVAGLAGAAVELDAECGPSLDLSLGHPVIQPLSIQELLREGSQARGFDLRGGSLLMGTAAAKAVYALSTQADRLYEDAVSKLNLVGLVGFLHQLRKASQSQLFDSVTETGDYSLAMPGEAKSTHDKRSALHLFRLGEAMLHVVRNRSRPLLHMMRAWSVVAPHLVEAACHKERHVSQKAVSFIHDVLVEVLTSWAELAHFHFNEALFRPFEHIMQLELCDEDVQDQVITSIGELVELCSPQIQSGWRPLFSALRTVHGSKSDMKDYLIGEYSMGKSQAPVFDVFEAFINTDNIQVFANAATDYIMCLMKFVKGLGEVDYKEIGDCVHMSGYSSTDLCLPALDYLRKCSHLLARIYKMPSKPVFLGARLASLPMRAQERSVSSEDGLDCILAEFDDDTGLIQVWILLLEQLTAAVSNCPRQHQPPTLELLFELLREVTKTPGPGFAIFSVIQLLLPVMSLWLQRSHGDYSYWDVAAANFKHAIGLSCELVVEHIQSFIHSDMGYESLINLMLKDLFKLLVACVSEPAEIISRVGCSCIRYVLVTAGPVFSEEMWKLACCALQDAFSATLEPVKNLLACFRSGSDTFTGDACEVKVAAPTHSASAEAEYLRIRAMAQQVFMLDTQCSPKTPSSKEGFEHAQSCVLIIELPADQQSNGHTQKRIPFRTIVVSLLSHQVLLQNLYDILLEEFVKGSGSTEAHDRVTPVSEPKSAGFLRYISMQNLAIIFDLLLESYCTARDFDTRPGLKYLLMKVSGVCSAANLYRQSAMSFNIYFQALLCAMLVNQDNITVDQVKKILSEEEEGTSDSSEQCSSEDEDIFEETAQVSPPRGREKRQWRVRVPSLSTQPASSADWAWLVTRLHKLCADLCNNYIQMHLDLESGSEEQPTLRPDALFFLPLFPSETSTPSVGGPSGHGTPSEDGLRPHSADALPEERRSPGAIAGPGITMPQLQQWAERRGEAARKKEWWESAGNKLYSIATDKTITKLMIEYKKRKQQHNHAAFVREAKAGERRADTADSQGPQRPQQLVEQGPMRHSFSAGPELLRQDKRPRSGSTASSHNVSLRDSEAQIQAWTNMVLTILNQIQLLSDPIFIALQPVVFPCISQLTCHVTDLRVRQAVREWLGRVGRVYDIIL; this is translated from the exons ATGCCGTTTGAATCTCAACCAACAAGTCTCACAATGGAGGAAATTCTTCGAAAGCTTCAAAAAGATGCCTCTGGGAGTAAATATAAAGCTATTCGGGATGCTTGTACCTTCGCGTGCG AAACACTAGATGCTCAAAATGGCTCAGCTAAGACCTCACCATCAAAGCTCAG GGAGAGATGCCTCTTCCCTTTGCAGCTGGCCCTGGAGTCCAAAAACCCCAAGCTGGCCCAGACAGCCCTCTCAGGAATGCAG AAGATCCTTTGTGAGGATCGCTTTGTTGCTGCGGAAACAAAGGGGTCAGGGAAGCAACTGCTGAGTCAAGTGCTCGAGGCTGTCAGCGTGACTCCCACTCTGAATGAAGACTTACAGGTGGAGGTCATGAag GTCTTGCTGTGTGTCACCTACTCATCTGCCTTTGAGGTCAATGGCAACAACATTTTGAGCATTGCTGAG GTGTGTATCGACACATACATATCGAGTTGTCATCAGAGAAgcatcaacacagcagtgagggCCACACTCAGTCAGATACTTGGAGATCTCACCCTCCAACTGCACCATAGACATGAGAATGCA GGTGCAGATGGAGTGGAGTCTCTGCCCCAGCGCAAAG acatctCTCCCACTACTGCAGCCTTGTTTGAGGATGTGGTGACCGTCCTCACTGTGTTCTGCGATAAACTGGAGTCTGTTTCAAA TGAGAACcaactgctgcagctgctgtatCTGGAGTGCATTCTAGCCATGCTTAACAGCTGTCCTCCCACAATGCACCTGCACCGTCTCTTCATGGACCTTGTCTG GAAACAGCTGTGTCCAACGCTGGTGGTGATCACAGGGAACCCTGTCAATGACAAAACCATCACTTCAGCTCATGGAGGCCCTTGCCCAGAGTCGGAGCCTGCATGCGGGGCAGGGGTGACCGACCAGGGCAGGGGCTCGGGCTGCTCCTCCAGCGCCCCCGCCATCATCGGCCCCGTGGTGCGCACCGTCTGCTACATCGCTGCCGAGCTGGTCCGCCTGGTGGGCTGTGTGGAGTCCATGAAGCCCGTGCTGCAGTCGCTCTACCATCGCATCCTGCTCTACCCACCACCACAGCACAGGGTAGAGGCTATCAAGATCATGAGGGAG ATCCTTGGAAGCCCACAGCGCTTGTTTGACCTCGCTGGCCCATGTGTTACTGAGCCTGAAACCAGGAAGAGATCCTTCTCGAAGAGGAAGTCACATCTTGACCTCCTCAAATT GGTGATGGATGGGATGACCGAGGCTTGTGTGAAAGGTGGGATTGAAGCCTGCTATTCATCAGTTTCTTGTGCCTGTGCCTTATTGGGTGCCCTGGATGAGCTCAGCCAGGGGCGGGGCCTGCAGACAGACCAGGCCCACCTTTTGCTGCGGCGACTGGACGAGTTGAAAGAGGGGGTAGAGTCAGCACGGGAATCAGTCGAGCTGAACGAGGCTGACTTCCGCTGGCAGCGGCGCGTGCTATCCAATGAAAATGCCCCGTGGGAGCCAGGCATCCCTGAGTGCAGCCCTGACATCAGTATCAGCGTCACCACCGACACAGGCAAGACCACTCTGGAGGGGGATCTAGGCCAAACCACTCCAGAGGAGTGTGGGGAAGAGCCACGTCTGCCTTCGCCTTCTTCTAGTAGGGGAGCAGCGGGTACCGCACCAGACCTGCCAGCGTGCACCCGGGAGAGTGCTGGCCAAGATGCACCCACCTCTGGCAGCACCGCCCCACCTGATGTGGTGCAGCGCAGCCACGCCCTGGCCTACCCGGACATCACCAACTTCCTGTCGGTGGAGACTCGCGCACGCTCACATGGCTCACGCTACAGCGAGAGCAACTTCAGCGTGGACGAGCAGGAGCTGTCACGCACTGAGTTTGACTCATGTGACCAGTACTCCATGGCGGCTGAGAAGGACTCGGGCCGCTCGGACGTCTCCGACATGGGCTCAGACAACTGCTCGCTGGCTGATGAAGAGCAGACGCCACGTGACTTCCCTGGCCACCGTTCTCTGCGCACAGCCGCACTCTCACTCAAGTTGCTAAAGAACCAGGAGGCGGACCAGCAGAGTGCCCGCCTCTTCGTCAAGTCGCTAGCCGCGCTGTTGCCGCGCCTCCTGGCTATGTGCAGCCCGACCGATGTAGACGTGGCCTTCCAGAgcttctcctccaccttctgCTCTGGCTTGCAAGCAG GGGGCATCCACTCTCCTGGCTTCGAGGGCAGTGAGAATCTGAGTTGCCAGGCTCTGATGAACGCTGACGGACTGTATCTGGTGTCTTACTATGCCTTGCTCCTCAACCTCAAACTCTGCATCTGCGACTACTACCACAGGAAGCCCACGCCAGCCCCCATCACTCTG AAAGAGTTTGTGCGTCAGATCCAGAGCAGTGGAGTACTGGTGGTGCTCTCTCAGGCCTGGATTGAGGAAATGTACCACCAGGTACTGGAGAGGAACATACTGGGCGAGGCTGACTACTGGGGCTCTCCTGAGaaccactccctccctctcatcaCCATGCTTACTG ATATTGATGGTCTTGGCAGCAGTGCTATTGGAGGTCAACTGATCAGAAGGGCCTCAATGCAATCACCCTTTATAAGTGATAAGAATGGCAGTGACACCATGGCAGCAG GTGTTGTCTTTGCCCGCTACATCCTGACTGGTTGCTGGAAGAACCTGATCGACACCCTGTCCACGCCCCTCACTGGCCGCATGGCCGGGAGCTCACGGGGGCTGGCCTTCATCCTGGGGGCGGAGGGTGTGAAGGTGCAGAACCAGAGGGAGCGTGACACCATCTGCCTAAGCCTGGACGGCCTGAGAAAGGCAGCTGCGCTCAGCTGCGCTTTGG GCGTGGCTGCCAACTGTGCGTCAGCTGTAGCCCAGATGGCAGCGGCTTCCTGCGTTcaggaggagaaggaagagagagatttgcTTGAGGCTGGAGATGCTATTACTCAAG TCAAACAGCGAATGGAGCAGAAGCTGGAGCAGATGAGCCGTTGTCAGGGAGTAAAGCTGCATACGGCCCATGTGCTGTGCATGGACGCTATTCTCAACGTGGGACTAGAGATGGGGAGCCATAACTACGACTGCTGGCCCCATGTCTTCAG GGTGATGGAGTATGTGAGCTCACTGGAGCACACCCACTTCAGTGATGGCACCCCACAGCCTCCGGTGGCCATCACTCAGACACCGCAGCAGGTGTCGGTAGCAGGGCTGGCAGGCGCAGCTGTGGAGTTGGACGCCGAGTGTGGCCCATCCCTGGATCTCAGCCTGGGCCACCCGGTCATCCAGCCGCTCTCCATACAGGAGCTCCTGCGCGAAGGCAGCCAAGCCAGAGGCTTCGACCTCCGGGGGGGCAGCCTGCTGATGGGCACTGCCGCCGCCAAGGCCGTGTACGCACTCTCAACGCAGGCAGACAG ACTGTATGAAGATGCAGTGAGCAAACTTAACCTGGTGGGTCTGGTGGGTTTCCTGCACCAGCTGAGGAAAGCCTCCCAGTCACAGCTTTTTGATTCAGTCACAGAGACAGGAGATTACTCCTTAGCCATGCCAG GGGAGGCGAAATCGACTCACGACAAGCGTAGTGCCCTCCATCTCTTCAGGCTGGGAGAGGCCATGCTTCACGTCGTGCGGAACAGAAGCAGACCTCTACTGCACATGATGAGAGCCTGGAGTGTGGTGGCCCCTCACCTGGTAGag GCCGCCTGTCACAAAGAACGACATGTGTCACAGAAGGCTGTGTCGTTCATCCACGATGTGCTGGTGGAGGTGCTGACCAGCTGGGCAGAGCTAGCGCACTTCCACTTCAACGAGGCACTGTTCCGGCCCTTTGAGCACATCATGCAGCTGGAACTGTGTGATGAGGACGTGCAGGACCAG GTGATCACCTCCATTGGGGAGCTGGTGGAACTGTGCTCTCCTCAGATCCAGTCCGGCTGGAGGCCACTCTTCAGCGCCCTCCGCACCGTGCACGGAAGCAAGAGCGACATGAAGGACTATCTGATTGGAGAATACTCTATGG GCAAATCCCAGGCACCTGTGTTCGACGTCTTTGAAGCCTtcattaacacagacaacattcaggTTTTTGCCAACGCAGCAACTGACTACATCATGTGCCTTATGAAATTCGTGAAAGGGTTAG GTGAAGTGGATTATAAGGAGATTGGGGATTGTGTTCACATGAGTGGATATAGCTCTACAGACCTGTGCCTTCCTGCCCTGGACTACCTGAGGAAGTGCTCACAC CTACTGGCCAGGATCTACAAGATGCCTTCTAAGCCGGTGTTTCTGGGGGCACGGCTGGCCAGCCTGCCAATGAGAGCCCAGGAACGCTCAGTGAGCAGCGAAGATGGCTTGGACTGCATTCTAGCTGAGTTCGACGATGATACAG gtctaATCCAGGTGTGGATCCTCCTGTTGGAGCAGCTGACTGCAGCTGTATCTAACTGCCCCCGTCAGCACCAACCACCCACCCTGGAGCTGCTGTTTGAGCTACTCCGAGAGGTCACCAAAACGCCAG GCCCAGGCTTTGCCATATTCTCTGTCATCCAGCTTCTTCTGCCAGTCATGTCGCTATGGCTACAGCGTAGCCATGGAGACTACTCATACTGGGATGTTGCTGCTGCAAACTTCAAGCATGCCATCGGCCTGTCCTGTGAACTGGTGGTGGAGCACATTCAAAGCTTCATACATTCAG ACATGGGTTATGAGAGTCTCATTAACCTGATGCTGAAGGACCTCTTCAAGCTGCTGGtggcgtgtgtgtctgagcctgCAGAGATCATCTCTCGCGTGGGCTGCTCCTGCATCAG GTATGTGCTGGTGACAGCAGGGCCTGTCTTTTCTGAGGAGATGTGGAAGCTGGCCTGCTGTGCCCTGCAAGATGCCTTCTCAGCCACCCTTGAACCAGTGAAG AATCTGCTTGCCTGTTTCCGGAGTGGCTCAGACACTTTCACGGGCGACGCATGTGAGGTGAAAGTAGCGGCGCCGACCCACTCTGCTTCCGCGGAGGCCGAGTACTTGAGGATTCGTGCAATGGCACAACAG GTCTTTATGCTGGATACACAGTGCTCTCCTAAGACACCCAGCAGCAAAGAAGGTTTTGAGCATGCTCAGTCCTGTGTGCTCATCATTGAACTTCCTGCAGACCAGCAATCCAATGGTCACACTCAGAAGAG AATTCCTTTCCGGACAATAGTGGTGAGTCTGCTGTCCCATCAAGTGCTCCTACAAAACCTCTATGACATCCTGCTGGAAGAGTTTGTGAAGGGCTCAGGAAGCACTGAGGCCCACGATCGGGTCACACCCGTGTCAGAGCCCAAGTCTGCTGGCTTCCTGCGCTATATCTCCATGCAGAACCTGGCCATCATCTTCGACCTGCTGCTGGAATCGTATTGCACGGCACGAGACTTTGATACTCGGCCTGGACTCAAGTACCTCCTTATGAAGGTGTCGGGGGTGTGCAGCGCTGCTAACCTCTACCGCCAGTCCGCCATGAGCTTCAACATCTACTTCCAG GCTCTGCTGTGTGCCATGCTGGTCAACCAGGACAACATCACGGTGGACCAGGTGAAGAAGATCCTCAGCGAAGAGGAGGAGGGCACCTCGGACTCATCCGAGCAGTGCTCGTCTGAAGATGAGGACATCTTCGAGGAGACGGCACAGGTGAGCCCTCCCCGTGGGCGGGAGAAGCGCCAGTGGCGCGTGCGCGTGCCCTCGTTGAGCACACAGCCAGCCAGCAGTGCTGACTGGGCCTGGCTGGTCACTCGGTTGCACAAGCTCTGCGCAGACCTCTGCAACAACTACATCCAGATGCACCTGGACCTGGAGAGTGGCAGCGAGGAGCAGCCCACCCTGCGGCCCGACGCCCTCTTCTTCCTTCCCCTTTTCCCATCTGAGACGTCCACGCCTTCAGTCGGGGGGCCCTCTGGCCATGGCACGCCCTCTGAGGATGGGCTTCGCCCTCATTCAGCTGACGCGCTACCCGAGGAGCGGCGTAGCCCTGGGGCAATTGCTGGGCCAGGCATTACCATGCCGCAGCTCCAGCAGTGGGCTGAGAGGCGTGGCGAGGCCGCCCGAAAGAAGGAATGGTGGGAGAGTGCCGGCAACAAGCTGTACAGCATTGCTACAGATAAAACCATCACCAAGCTGATGATCGAGTACAAGAAGCGTAAGCAGCAGCACAACCACGCTGCATTCGTGAGGGAGGCAAAGGCTGgtgagaggagagcagacacAGCGGACTCGCAGGGGCCCCAGAGGCCCCAGCAGCTGGTGGAGCAGGGGCCCATGCGCCACTCGTTCAGTGCAGGGCCAGAGCTACTGCGGCAGGACAAGCGGCCCCGCTCGGGCTCTACTGCCAGCTCCCATAATGTCTCTCTGAGAGACTCGGAGGCACAAATACAA GCATGGACCAATATGGTCCTTACCATCCTGAACCAAATCCAACTGCTGTCAGACCCCATCTTCATCGCCCTCCAGCCGGTCGTATTCCCGTGCATCAGTCAGCTGACATGTCATGTGACTGACCTCAGAGTGCGGCAGGCAGTGCGTGAGTGGCTGGGACGTGTAGGTCGAGTGTATGACATCATCCTGTGA